The genomic segment ACTATTAAACAAATGTAAGTATAAGCATTCCGCTTCCATTTAAATTGATGAATgtcaaatatataaaaatttattttgttattttagatAAGTAAGATCACAAAGTTCTAACACATattctatgtttatgtaatatttttgGTTAATTATAATGAATTTTCAATTTATCAAATAATGATGTCAtttgaaatacattttactatgtGTGAATAATGtgtcaaaaaataatatatgaatttaagatttgatataTTGCTTCATTGTTAATAATAAAAGTATAATCGAAACTCATATATTTCAAATCAATCTCCTCAGTTGCACTTTTAGGTTGTATCTGgattgatgaatttcaaatccatgtatttcaaatgtatttttatcattttaaagaaaaaatgccgtgaatttcaaatccaccttgtatgtttatataataTGTTATGTTATTtacgatgaatttcaaattcaccCAATAATATTGTCATCTAAAATCCATTAtactttatttaattaatgtgtaaataattaaaatatgaatttaagatttgatataTAATATCATTGTTTACAATAAAACTGTAACCGAAatacatgaatttcaaattaatcAATCCAAACATACCCTTATATTATTTGATTGATTTGTTACATTGTGATACACACTAACAATATATCAAAAACGACGACGTAGCCAAATAAAATCGTCATATGAACTAAGAAAATTTAGGGGACACAGGGATGTCGGATCCAGCGTGTAAATGTCGCTTATGAGAATCCTAAGAAAAAACCGATGGATCGTCATCTATATCACGAACATAAAGTTAGGTGTTGGGAAGTACTCGAAAAAAATTCTTCCACATTCAAACCAGCGTTAACCAAAACAAAAGATCACTTTAACGAGAGAATAAGAGCTTATATTTCATGAGGAATTTTAACTTCTAGTTATAGGTTTTCAAGGATTAATGGGCTTGGCTAAGTTAAGTGCACATAGACCTTCTCATGTTCATATAATGGAACTTAATAATTTGTATAATCATGGGGCCCAAACATTTTATTATTGAACTGGAGCTTAAGAATGAAATTTGGGCTATGACCCatcaaatatatttattttcttcCCGTATGCACATCAGTAAATGTTTTGGTTCACTTATCACACACACTGACTGCGTACAATTTATGTGATTCTCCAAATAAGGTATGCGAAACATGACCAACTCATAATCAACGTAACAAATGATAGTACTATTTTATGTATACATATATGAATAAATAGTACATATTTATAAAGGGATAGTTCACTATTTCTTAAAGGACGTTTAACTTTATAAACATGTACAAATTTACCTacatatgtaaaataaaaaagtacACAAAACATATAGAATCATTAGAAAATAGTTGAGGCGTATTAGTTCAAACACGCCTCAACAATAGGAATGccgaaattttttaattaaatttatttattgagTATGCATTTTATGATAAGATCTTATGGATCTTTATTCGTGAACTGAATCCATTctactcatatttacaataaataataaattatatgtattatttttaaaatagttatGAACTTTCGgtcttttatattttaaacaagaGAGGATTTTTAAAACAACGAGACCATTTTAGGTAAAACAAAAAAACCTTCCCTCTCCGCATCAaatatatgtcaattttaagAAGAAGAACAAATGGGCTGCGATTTTCTTTTGTATATAAATCCATTCCCAGAATCATATTGGACAAGATAACACCGTATTTCTTTTGGAGGAAAGCTTCTTCATTTAAAGAGGGGTACAAGTATTTAAAAGGATGAAGCCTGATCAAGAAAAGCATCTTCCATTAAGAACCTTTTTTCCTCCTTTTTCACTATTCATCTCCCATACCCTGCAAATCTCCAATCTTTCCTGAAAGAAACATCTCAGTTCATTAAAAGGGAGCAATCTAGCCAATAATCCTCCCACTTTTCGGTATGAACAATCGATGATTTAAAACTCCAAGAAAAACTTCGAGAGAGGATTTTCAAGAATGGAATCTAGCATTGAATGCATATCAATCCATGACGGGATGCACGAAGATGAGATCCTAAACGCCAATCCCTTTCCTCTGTTGTCATCTTCAAAGCCATTTCGCAATAGTAATCTCAATGGTGGGATGAGTACTCCGCCCACACGTGTTCACGAGCTTCTTGAATGCCCTGTTTGTACCAATTCTATGTACCCTCCCATCCATCAGGTTTGTTATTTTGTATCGTTATTTTACTATTAATCATTGTTATTGTTATTACTACTCCTTTATTGGGTTGATTGATTCATTGGCGATTGTTTTCGATATTTACTACTTTCTTGGTATTTTTTGGGACTAATGGTACATTTCCTGTAGATGgtttattattaaaatgttGCCTTTTGTGCCACCCTTGTTTTTGTGAGAAGTACCGGTTGCTGCTCAAGGTTGTAAATTGAGCACACGGTTTCATTTTGCTGCGAAATTCAGTGTACTTTGGATCTGTGTTTCGTTCGCTTGTCTCGGACAATGGGATGCAATAGCAAGAATTATTCACTTCTAGGATTATGCGCTGACTTGTAGGATTGACCAATTGTTAGTAGTTGAATTCTTAAAATTGTCAGGAAACGATCTTTCATGTATCATGCAGCTGCTTGATTCATTATCAGTTGCTTTGTGAATGAAACCTTTTTCATCTGTGTTTTTTAATTTGGTGTAAGTATGAAAGAGTTCAGTTGAGGAGAATGTTTTGGAAACCCGGGTTTATTTGGATCTTTGAAGGTTTGTTTATATTTGTATGAACAATTATTTAGTTGGGCAGGATGGATCCCTTCGAATGCATTAACGAGAGAGCCACATGCATCAACATAAAAGAAATTGGATTTCAAATCATTATTTTGGGGATAAAAGTGGTACTCAATATAGCATGGATTTGGAATAAAAAGAAACAACCAATGTTGCCGGCATGACAGAGACTGTTGAATTTGTACTTGAACGAATTGTGGTGAGATAAATATGTCATCGCTCCCTAAATTGTTGTCGGGTATGAGAAGCTGCAGTTTCCTCTCATTTGTTGGTAGAACCatggtttcatcaaaatcatgtcATTTTTTTTCCTGTTAACCAATCAAACGCATGGATATTTTTGTGCGTGGATTATGATTCCTGCCTTAAAACTTGCAAATAATGTTCTTCTTTTAGATTATGTACTCAAGGATTTCCTTGTGTTAGTTTTTTTACTTGTACATGAATTAATGTATTGCCAgcttgaatttgaaatttagcTATCATATTGTTTCCTTTAACTGTTTTTTCATGTAAATATTACTTGCGTTTCATCAAGGGCATACATGATATCAAAATCATGTGCTAAACTTGTCTCTTAGCATCTATCATGTTGGCTGTTCTCTTCGTTTTTGTTACAACAAATATGTGTATGAAATTGACCTgttattcaaaaacaaaataattgaCCTATTATTCAAGTTGATTACTGCAGTGCCCCAATGGGCATACCCTCTGTTCCACCTGTAAAGTAAGGGTTCACAACAGATGTCCTACTTGTAGACTGGAGCTTGGTGATATAAGATGCTTAGCACTTGAAAAGGTGGCTGAATCCCTCGAACTTCCTTGCAAGCATAACTCCCTCGGATGCCCTGAGATCTCTCCTTATTACGGTAAACTGAAACATGAAGCCATTTGTAATTTTAGGCCTTATAACTGCCCTTACGCGGGATCAGATTGCTCAATTGCTGGTGATATTCAATGCCTTGTTACTCACTTGAGAGATGATCACAAGGTGGACATGCATTCAGGATGCACATTTAATCATCGCTACGTGAAATCAAATCCTCGAGATGTAGAGAATGCAACGTGGATGCTAACTGTGAGGATTTACGTATCTGTAACAAATTGTTACTTTTACTTAATTTTGTCCAGAGACTGACCGGTGATCTTTAAAGAATATAATTTCGGGCTCTTTAATGATTTGCATAAATGAATTTGGCCTAATTGCATCTAAAACTTCATTTACCATATCCTCTTCTGTATCCAGGTCTTCCGTTGTTTTGGTCAGTATTTTTGCCTTCATTTTGAAGCTTTCCAACTTGGAGCGGCTCCTGTATACATGGCTTTTCTTCGGTTCATGGGAGATGAGATGGAGGCTCGGAACTTTAGCTACAGTTTGGAGGTTGGAGGAAACGGTAGGAAACTTATATGGGAGGGCACTCCTCGAAGCATTAGAGATGGTCACAGAAAGGTTCGAGACAGTCACGATGGCCTCATCATACAACGCAACATGGCACTTTTTTTCTCAGGAGGAGACAAGGACGAGCTTAAGCTTCGTGTAACGGGTCGTATATGGAAGGAACCACAGAATCCAGATGGTGGAGCTTGCATACCCAATCTCCTGTAGTTAACCTTTTGGTTTGTTGGAATTTTTACCTTATCTTTGCTGCTGTATATCTTTCAGTAACTCCATAAGCTTCCTTTTGCATTATTGCTGGTCAGTATCAAATGTACTGAAGGACTGCCGGATTTCGTTACAAGTTTATTCTATTCGAACGAGCTATGGGTGGAGTATTTTTTCCCCATGTATGCAAAGAAGCGCTAACACGACATATTTTCCCAGCACGCATTGGTAAATTATTTCGTGGATTTGGTAGCTATAGATAATAAATTGGGtttttcatgatatttttattatgtaaaAATTGAATACTTTTGTAAATCGAGAAGAGGGATGATATTGTGATAAAAGCTAAAGgtaaatgaattaaatcgagaaCATGTCGAAACGACAaggatataaaatattaataatatagatggaagtattgatattatatttttttacttgagtattgatattgtatttaaatCCATTTCTTGGATATTTCACTATAAAATCAATATTATTATCTATCTAAACTTactatattaatatataacacCAGAACTATAATAAAGATAAAATAGTTTCTTAGTCTAAATTTTAGAAACCCCAAAATACCCATATTTTGTTTACCCTCTATTTCCTATTTTTCCAAGAAAAATTCAATtcatgtaaaaaaataaatataaaaagctTATTATAaaccaaataatttttattttaattttttaacgaGAATATTTGtatgaaaaaaaaacaaaaacaaaaacaaaaatcgtGCACACAGAGCTAGTTATTATAAATAATCTATTCCAAGTGCTAAATAACTcggctttaaaaaaaatataaatgcaTGAAATACGCATTCCTGAAAAAAACGTGATCGTCATACGAGGCAAAGTGGCAAATAACGAGAGACTCTTCGCCCACACAAAGCGGACTCGTTCTTCCGATAAATAATAGCTGGCTATTGGGGGATTGATTTAGAGATGGAGAACCTGATCGCATTGGTGAACAGACTACAGAGAGCATGCACGGCGCTTGGTGATCACGGAGAGGAGAGCGCGCTGCCCACTCTTTGGGATGCATTGCCTTCCATCGCCGTCGTTGGTGGTCAGGTATCGTTCTCTTTATTCATATTCGAATCTAACTTCTTTCAACCTGAACCAGTACTCTAGCTAGATTTTATCAATATTTGTTGAAAGCAGAAGTCCAAATATATGTACTGGACAAGAATGTCCAGATTACTTTGTATGTTCTGTCTCCCTGTCCTTAAGAACTGGcagaatatatatacataaattaTGTGAGATTCCAACGGTCACTCGATTAGAACAGGAGCAAATGATTTCGTTGATGGAATTTACGGTTATAATATTTAAACCATAATAACTGGGCATTAATCTGGCAATTAAAGCCGCTGATCCAATAATAAAATTCattaatc from the Primulina tabacum isolate GXHZ01 chromosome 8, ASM2559414v2, whole genome shotgun sequence genome contains:
- the LOC142553012 gene encoding E3 ubiquitin-protein ligase SINAT5-like is translated as MESSIECISIHDGMHEDEILNANPFPLLSSSKPFRNSNLNGGMSTPPTRVHELLECPVCTNSMYPPIHQCPNGHTLCSTCKVRVHNRCPTCRLELGDIRCLALEKVAESLELPCKHNSLGCPEISPYYGKLKHEAICNFRPYNCPYAGSDCSIAGDIQCLVTHLRDDHKVDMHSGCTFNHRYVKSNPRDVENATWMLTVFRCFGQYFCLHFEAFQLGAAPVYMAFLRFMGDEMEARNFSYSLEVGGNGRKLIWEGTPRSIRDGHRKVRDSHDGLIIQRNMALFFSGGDKDELKLRVTGRIWKEPQNPDGGACIPNLL